A portion of the Phacochoerus africanus isolate WHEZ1 chromosome 5, ROS_Pafr_v1, whole genome shotgun sequence genome contains these proteins:
- the MAZ gene encoding myc-associated zinc finger protein isoform X3, translating into MDPGNWSSFIFQGHAQNPLQVGAELQSRFFASQGCAQSPFQAAPAPPPTPQAPAAEPLQVDLLPVLAAAQESAAAAAAAAAAAAAAAVAAAPPAPAAASTVDTAALKQPPAPPPPPPPVSAPAAEAAPPVSAATIAAAAATAVVAPTSTVAVAPVASALEKKTKSKGPYICALCAKEFKNGYNLRRHEAIHTGAKAGRVPSGAMKMPTMVPLSLLSVPQLSGAGGGGGEAGAGGGAAAVAAGGVVTTTASGKRIRKNHACEMCGKAFRDVYHLNRHKLSHSDEKPYQCPVCQQRFKRKDRMSYHVRSHDGAVHKPYNCSHCGKSFSRPDHLNSHVRQVHSTERPFKCEKCEAAFATKDRLRAHTVRHEEKVPCHVCGKMLSSAYISDHMKVHSQGPHHVCELCNKGFTTAAYLRIHAVKDHGLQAPRADRILCKLCSVHCKTPAQLAGHMQTHLGGAAPPVPGDAPQPQPTC; encoded by the exons aTGGATCCCGGCAACTGGAGCAGCTTCATCTTCCAG GGTCACGCCCAGAACCCCCTGCAGGTCGGGGCTGAGCTCCAGTCCCGCTTCTTTGCCTCCCAGGGCTGCGCCCAGAGTCCATTCCAG GCCGCGCCGGCGCCCCCACCCACGCCCCAGGCCCCGGCGGCCGAGCCCCTCCAGGTGGACTTGCTCCCGGTTCTCGCCGCCGCCCAGGAGTCCGCCGCGGCCGcggctgccgctgctgctgccgccgccgccgccgccgttgCTGCTgcgcccccggccccggccgCCGCCTCCACTGTGGACACAGCGGCTCTGAAGCAGCCCCCGGCGCCCCCTCCGCCGCCCCCGCCAGTGTCGGCGCCCGCCGCGGAGGCCGCGCCCCCTGTCTCTGCCGCCACCATCGCCGCAGCCGCGGCCACCGCCGTCGTAGCCCCAACCTCGACGGTCGCCGTGGCCCCGGTTGCATCTGCCTTGGAGAAGAAGACAAAGAGCAAGGGGCCCTACATCTGTGCTCTGTGCGCCAAGGAGTTCAAGAACGGCTACAACCTCCGGAGGCACGAGGCCATCCACACGGGAGCCAAAGCCGGCCGGGTCCCCTCGGGTGCTATGAAGATGCCCACCATGGTGCCCCTGAGCCTCCTGAGCGTGCCCCAGCTGAGCGgggcaggcgggggagggggagaagctgGTGCCGGCGGCGGAGCGGCCGCAGTGGCCGCCGGCGGCGTGGTCACCACGACCGCCTCGGGAAAGCGCATCCGGAAGAACCACGCCTGCGAGATGTGCGGCAAGGCCTTCCGCGACGTCTACCACCTGAACCGACACAAGCTGTCGCACTCGGACGAGAAGCCCTACCAGTGCCCGGTGTGCCAGCAGCGCTTCAAGCGCAAGGACCGCATGAGCTACCACGTGCGCTCACATGACGGCGCTGTGCACAAGCCCTACAACTGCTCCCACTGTGGCAAGAGCTTCTCCCG GCCGGATCACCTCAACAGTCACGTCAGACAAGTGCACTCAACAGAACGGCCCTTCAAATGTGAG aaatGTGAGGCAGCTTTTGCTACGAAGGATCGGCTGCGGGCCCACACAGTACGACACGAGGAGAAGGTGCCATGTCATGTGTGTGGCAAGATGTTGAGCTCGGCTTATATTTCGGACCACATGAAGGTTCACAGCCAGGGCCCTCACCATGTCTGTGAGCTCTGCAACAAAG gcTTCACCACGGCAGCATACCTGCGCATCCACGCGGTGAAGGACCATGGGCTCCAGGCCCCGCGGGCTGACCGCATCCTGTGCAAGCTGTGCAGCGTGCACTGCAAGACCCCTGCCCAGCTGGCCGGCCACATGCAGACCCATCTGGGGGGGGCCGCCCCCCCTGTCCCGGGAGATGCCCCCCAGCCACAGCCCACCTGCTGA
- the MAZ gene encoding myc-associated zinc finger protein isoform X1, producing the protein MFPVFPCTLLAPPFPVLGLDSRGVGGLMNSFPPPQGHAQNPLQVGAELQSRFFASQGCAQSPFQAAPAPPPTPQAPAAEPLQVDLLPVLAAAQESAAAAAAAAAAAAAAAVAAAPPAPAAASTVDTAALKQPPAPPPPPPPVSAPAAEAAPPVSAATIAAAAATAVVAPTSTVAVAPVASALEKKTKSKGPYICALCAKEFKNGYNLRRHEAIHTGAKAGRVPSGAMKMPTMVPLSLLSVPQLSGAGGGGGEAGAGGGAAAVAAGGVVTTTASGKRIRKNHACEMCGKAFRDVYHLNRHKLSHSDEKPYQCPVCQQRFKRKDRMSYHVRSHDGAVHKPYNCSHCGKSFSRPDHLNSHVRQVHSTERPFKCEKCEAAFATKDRLRAHTVRHEEKVPCHVCGKMLSSAYISDHMKVHSQGPHHVCELCNKGFTTAAYLRIHAVKDHGLQAPRADRILCKLCSVHCKTPAQLAGHMQTHLGGAAPPVPGDAPQPQPTC; encoded by the exons ATGTTCCCCGTGTTCCCTTGCACGCTGCTGGCCCCCCCCTTCCCCGTGCTGGGCCTGGACTCCCGGGGGGTGGGCGGCCTCATGAACTCCTTCCCGCCACCTCAGGGTCACGCCCAGAACCCCCTGCAGGTCGGGGCTGAGCTCCAGTCCCGCTTCTTTGCCTCCCAGGGCTGCGCCCAGAGTCCATTCCAG GCCGCGCCGGCGCCCCCACCCACGCCCCAGGCCCCGGCGGCCGAGCCCCTCCAGGTGGACTTGCTCCCGGTTCTCGCCGCCGCCCAGGAGTCCGCCGCGGCCGcggctgccgctgctgctgccgccgccgccgccgccgttgCTGCTgcgcccccggccccggccgCCGCCTCCACTGTGGACACAGCGGCTCTGAAGCAGCCCCCGGCGCCCCCTCCGCCGCCCCCGCCAGTGTCGGCGCCCGCCGCGGAGGCCGCGCCCCCTGTCTCTGCCGCCACCATCGCCGCAGCCGCGGCCACCGCCGTCGTAGCCCCAACCTCGACGGTCGCCGTGGCCCCGGTTGCATCTGCCTTGGAGAAGAAGACAAAGAGCAAGGGGCCCTACATCTGTGCTCTGTGCGCCAAGGAGTTCAAGAACGGCTACAACCTCCGGAGGCACGAGGCCATCCACACGGGAGCCAAAGCCGGCCGGGTCCCCTCGGGTGCTATGAAGATGCCCACCATGGTGCCCCTGAGCCTCCTGAGCGTGCCCCAGCTGAGCGgggcaggcgggggagggggagaagctgGTGCCGGCGGCGGAGCGGCCGCAGTGGCCGCCGGCGGCGTGGTCACCACGACCGCCTCGGGAAAGCGCATCCGGAAGAACCACGCCTGCGAGATGTGCGGCAAGGCCTTCCGCGACGTCTACCACCTGAACCGACACAAGCTGTCGCACTCGGACGAGAAGCCCTACCAGTGCCCGGTGTGCCAGCAGCGCTTCAAGCGCAAGGACCGCATGAGCTACCACGTGCGCTCACATGACGGCGCTGTGCACAAGCCCTACAACTGCTCCCACTGTGGCAAGAGCTTCTCCCG GCCGGATCACCTCAACAGTCACGTCAGACAAGTGCACTCAACAGAACGGCCCTTCAAATGTGAG aaatGTGAGGCAGCTTTTGCTACGAAGGATCGGCTGCGGGCCCACACAGTACGACACGAGGAGAAGGTGCCATGTCATGTGTGTGGCAAGATGTTGAGCTCGGCTTATATTTCGGACCACATGAAGGTTCACAGCCAGGGCCCTCACCATGTCTGTGAGCTCTGCAACAAAG gcTTCACCACGGCAGCATACCTGCGCATCCACGCGGTGAAGGACCATGGGCTCCAGGCCCCGCGGGCTGACCGCATCCTGTGCAAGCTGTGCAGCGTGCACTGCAAGACCCCTGCCCAGCTGGCCGGCCACATGCAGACCCATCTGGGGGGGGCCGCCCCCCCTGTCCCGGGAGATGCCCCCCAGCCACAGCCCACCTGCTGA
- the MAZ gene encoding myc-associated zinc finger protein isoform X5 has protein sequence MFPVFPCTLLAPPFPVLGLDSRGVGGLMNSFPPPQGHAQNPLQVGAELQSRFFASQGCAQSPFQAAPAPPPTPQAPAAEPLQVDLLPVLAAAQESAAAAAAAAAAAAAAAVAAAPPAPAAASTVDTAALKQPPAPPPPPPPVSAPAAEAAPPVSAATIAAAAATAVVAPTSTVAVAPVASALEKKTKSKGPYICALCAKEFKNGYNLRRHEAIHTGAKAGRVPSGAMKMPTMVPLSLLSVPQLSGAGGGGGEAGAGGGAAAVAAGGVVTTTASGKRIRKNHACEMCGKAFRDVYHLNRHKLSHSDEKPYQCPVCQQRFKRKDRMSYHVRSHDGAVHKPYNCSHCGKSFSRPDHLNSHVRQVHSTERPFKCEAWSSHSHFLQIKGPQGSDSFNLLPPSPHSPKL, from the exons ATGTTCCCCGTGTTCCCTTGCACGCTGCTGGCCCCCCCCTTCCCCGTGCTGGGCCTGGACTCCCGGGGGGTGGGCGGCCTCATGAACTCCTTCCCGCCACCTCAGGGTCACGCCCAGAACCCCCTGCAGGTCGGGGCTGAGCTCCAGTCCCGCTTCTTTGCCTCCCAGGGCTGCGCCCAGAGTCCATTCCAG GCCGCGCCGGCGCCCCCACCCACGCCCCAGGCCCCGGCGGCCGAGCCCCTCCAGGTGGACTTGCTCCCGGTTCTCGCCGCCGCCCAGGAGTCCGCCGCGGCCGcggctgccgctgctgctgccgccgccgccgccgccgttgCTGCTgcgcccccggccccggccgCCGCCTCCACTGTGGACACAGCGGCTCTGAAGCAGCCCCCGGCGCCCCCTCCGCCGCCCCCGCCAGTGTCGGCGCCCGCCGCGGAGGCCGCGCCCCCTGTCTCTGCCGCCACCATCGCCGCAGCCGCGGCCACCGCCGTCGTAGCCCCAACCTCGACGGTCGCCGTGGCCCCGGTTGCATCTGCCTTGGAGAAGAAGACAAAGAGCAAGGGGCCCTACATCTGTGCTCTGTGCGCCAAGGAGTTCAAGAACGGCTACAACCTCCGGAGGCACGAGGCCATCCACACGGGAGCCAAAGCCGGCCGGGTCCCCTCGGGTGCTATGAAGATGCCCACCATGGTGCCCCTGAGCCTCCTGAGCGTGCCCCAGCTGAGCGgggcaggcgggggagggggagaagctgGTGCCGGCGGCGGAGCGGCCGCAGTGGCCGCCGGCGGCGTGGTCACCACGACCGCCTCGGGAAAGCGCATCCGGAAGAACCACGCCTGCGAGATGTGCGGCAAGGCCTTCCGCGACGTCTACCACCTGAACCGACACAAGCTGTCGCACTCGGACGAGAAGCCCTACCAGTGCCCGGTGTGCCAGCAGCGCTTCAAGCGCAAGGACCGCATGAGCTACCACGTGCGCTCACATGACGGCGCTGTGCACAAGCCCTACAACTGCTCCCACTGTGGCAAGAGCTTCTCCCG GCCGGATCACCTCAACAGTCACGTCAGACAAGTGCACTCAACAGAACGGCCCTTCAAATGTGAG GCCTGGTCATCTCACTCTCATTTCCTACAGATCAAAGGTCCCCAAGGCTCTGATTCCTTTAACCTCttgcccccctctccccactccccaaagCTTTAA